In Haemophilus parainfluenzae, the sequence AATCCGTTAATGTTCTCTGTGGCACAGGTTTCCCCACAAGAGCAGATTCTAACGCTTTTGGATCATCACCTTGCGCATTGCGTCCTAACTGAACTAAAAAAGCTGCCGCCACGGCAAGAAAAACAATAAGTGGGATAAGTAGTTTTTTATTCATAACACTATCAATTTTACATCTATTTCTAGGGGCAATAGGCCCCTTATTACAATTAAGACTGTTTAACTAATCGACTAAAACGATAACGACGGTCAAACATACAGAGCAAGCCACCTAATGCCATAAACAATCCTCCAATCCAAATCCAACGGATAAATGGTTTATAGTAAAGGCGTAGCGCCCATGAGTTATCATCTATTTTTTCGCCCAAGGCGACATAAAGATCGCGAGTAAAGCCCCAATTAATTGCTGCTTCAGTCATAGGCATTTTACTGACGGTATAAAAACGTTTTTCAGCGAATAATGTTGCTTCTGGTTTACCCGCTTTTGAAATATCAATTTGTGCTTTACCGCCCATATAGTTAGGACCATTTGCGTCACTCACGCCTGCAAATTTGAAGTCATAGTTAGCAATCTGTACCGTATCACCCACGGCCATTCGCACATCACGTTCTACACTGAAGTTTTGGCTAAAGGCAATTCCCCAAACGGTCATGGCTACACCAAGGTGAGCCAAAATCATCCCCCAATGAGAACGAGAAAGTTTAGTGATACCTTTAAAGAAAGACTCGCGGTGTGTTGCACGTTGCTTCATTTCATAAAGACTGAGTAACACAATAATGACTGACATCATAGTGCCAAGCACAGCACTGACAGTGAGTTTATTTTGTAGGAAATACGGTAAAGCAAAACCTGTAATCGCCATCACAATCACACTCACAACAACCGGTGTGCGAATTTCAGAGAACTGGTCACGACGCCATTTTACTAACGGTCCAATACCCAGTAATAAGGCAAATGGGGTCATAATAATCAGGAACATTTGATCAAAGAAGGGGGCACCGATCGAAATAGATCCTAAGCCTAATTGTTTATGAACTAGCGGTAATAACGTTCCTAAGAATACCACACAAAGTGCGGTCATTAATAGGATGTTATTTAGTAATAATAAGGTTTCACGAGAATAACGTTCCGCATTATCACGCGAACGAATTTGGTTGCCTTTGTAAGCGTACAAGGTTAAAGAACCACCAATTACCACAACCAAATAAGCAAGAATATATAAACCACGTGTAGGATCTGAAGCAAAGGCGTGTACTGACACTAAGATACCGGAACGAACTAAGAACGTACCCAGTAAGCAAAGTGAGAAAGCAAGGATTGCTAAAAGTACAGTCCAAGCTTTAAAAGAGCCACGTTTTTCAGTCACCGCTAAGGAGTGGATTAATGCGGTTCCCGCAAGCCAAGGCATTAAAGAAGAGTTTTCTACAGGATCCCAGAACCACCAGCCGCCCCAGCCGAGCTCATAATATGCCCACCAAGAACCGAGCACGATCCCGAGTGTTAAAAATACCCAAGCAGCGATCGTCCAAGGGCGAGACCATCTTGCCCAAGCGGAGTCTAATTTTCCTGTCATTAATGAGGCGATCGCAAAGGCAAAAGCCACAGAAAAACCAACATATCCCATATAAAGCAATGGAGGATGGAAAATTAAGCCCACATCTTGCAACATTGGGTTGAGTTCTCTGCCATCTACTGGGAAGTCAGGGAATGTACGGGTAAATGGATTTGAGGTAAATAATACGAAGAGTAAGAAGCCGATGCTAATAATCCCCATAATACCTAACACGCGAGCCACGGCTTCCTGTGGCAAGTGTTTGCTAAATAAGGCTACAGCTGCACCCCAAAGTGTTAATAACCAAATCCAAAGTAATAATGAACCCTCATGTGAACCCCAAACTGCAGATAAACGATAATAAATCGGCAAGCTGCTGTTAGAGTTATTCACCACATATTGCACACTGAAATCATTAACAGCAAACAGATAGAACAATGCTGCAAACGCAATGGTTAAACTGAAAAATAAACCATAAGTCATTGGACGAGCCAATGACATAAGTTGAAGATGACCTTTTTCAGCCCCCCATAATGGGAGAATGGCTAAAAAGAATGAAACGGCAAGGCTTAAAGCAAGCGCATAATTTCCTAATTCAGCAATCATTAGCGACCTTCTTGCGATTTTTGCTGGGTTTCTTTATAACGACGATCGGCTTCACTCTCGCCTTTTAGTTCTGCCCCCATTGGTTTATGCATTTTCTGCATTTTCTCACCTAATTCTGGCGGCACATAATTTTCATCATGTTTAGCAAGCACTTCTGTTGCTTCTAATAAGGTTGGTTCTTTTAACACGCCTTGCGCAACAATACCCTGTCCCTCACGGAAAAGATCCGGCAGAATACCTTCGTATTCAACTGTAATTGATGGACCAATATCATTCACATCAAAGCGAACTTTGAGACTTTTCGGATCTCGACTAACAGAGCCTTCAACCACCATACCACCAACACGAATACGTTGCCCAACTTCAGGTTTTTGATCAGGATTTCCGTCTTTCCCTTCTACAACTTCCGAAGGGGTATAAAATAAATCAATATTTTGGCGAAGCGCATAAAGCACCAAACCTGTCGCAATCGAAATACCTAAAATCACAAAGATGATGATCGAGAGTCTTGATTTACGTCTTGGATTCATAGCGTATTCCCTTTATTTGCTTGGTTTAAACGAGCTTCACGTTGTTGCTCGCGTAACACTTCTTTTAATACTGCTTTACGACCCTTGACGCTTTGTATCGCCAAAATGATCATTGCCACAAGGCTAATGCCATAGGAAAGCCACACATAAAAACCGTAGCCTCCCATATTGATAAAATCACTCCAACTTTGGAAAAACATTTTCCGCTCCCTAAAATAAAAATAAAAAACTATTTCAGCTTACTTGCTAACTCTTTTACCCATGGACGTTTACTGTCTTCTTTTAGCAATTCAACGCGGTAACGCACAAGCGTAAACCA encodes:
- a CDS encoding heme lyase CcmF/NrfE family subunit, which codes for MIAELGNYALALSLAVSFFLAILPLWGAEKGHLQLMSLARPMTYGLFFSLTIAFAALFYLFAVNDFSVQYVVNNSNSSLPIYYRLSAVWGSHEGSLLLWIWLLTLWGAAVALFSKHLPQEAVARVLGIMGIISIGFLLFVLFTSNPFTRTFPDFPVDGRELNPMLQDVGLIFHPPLLYMGYVGFSVAFAFAIASLMTGKLDSAWARWSRPWTIAAWVFLTLGIVLGSWWAYYELGWGGWWFWDPVENSSLMPWLAGTALIHSLAVTEKRGSFKAWTVLLAILAFSLCLLGTFLVRSGILVSVHAFASDPTRGLYILAYLVVVIGGSLTLYAYKGNQIRSRDNAERYSRETLLLLNNILLMTALCVVFLGTLLPLVHKQLGLGSISIGAPFFDQMFLIIMTPFALLLGIGPLVKWRRDQFSEIRTPVVVSVIVMAITGFALPYFLQNKLTVSAVLGTMMSVIIVLLSLYEMKQRATHRESFFKGITKLSRSHWGMILAHLGVAMTVWGIAFSQNFSVERDVRMAVGDTVQIANYDFKFAGVSDANGPNYMGGKAQIDISKAGKPEATLFAEKRFYTVSKMPMTEAAINWGFTRDLYVALGEKIDDNSWALRLYYKPFIRWIWIGGLFMALGGLLCMFDRRYRFSRLVKQS
- the ccmE gene encoding cytochrome c maturation protein CcmE encodes the protein MNPRRKSRLSIIIFVILGISIATGLVLYALRQNIDLFYTPSEVVEGKDGNPDQKPEVGQRIRVGGMVVEGSVSRDPKSLKVRFDVNDIGPSITVEYEGILPDLFREGQGIVAQGVLKEPTLLEATEVLAKHDENYVPPELGEKMQKMHKPMGAELKGESEADRRYKETQQKSQEGR
- the ccmD gene encoding heme exporter protein CcmD; its protein translation is MFFQSWSDFINMGGYGFYVWLSYGISLVAMIILAIQSVKGRKAVLKEVLREQQREARLNQANKGNTL